Part of the Phycisphaerae bacterium genome is shown below.
GCCCTTTGGGTTGGGGCGAGTTATTCATGTTGCTTGACGGCATCAACAGAGAGCGGCAAGCCGCATCGGTGCTTTCGGCCGTGATTCGTAAATGTGCGCCTCGCCCGATGAATTGGACTGAACATGACAGCAAATGAAGTCAATCGCAAATTTAGGCTTTGAAATCCCTGCGCCGCGTCCATATAATGATCTCGCGGATTTCTCTAGGGGCAACTGGCAAGGAGACGGATTTGAACGAAGGCTACTACATCTTGACCAACCTCCGAGGCAAGCGCTGCGTGGTGATTGGTGGGGGATCGATCGCGACCCGCAAGGTCGAGGCGCTGTGTCGGTGCGGCGCCGAGGTGCACATCATCGCCCCCAAGTTCTGTGACATTCTGGCCCAGCGTCAGGACGTGACGCTGCACGAGAAGGAGTACGACGGGTCCGATCTGGAAGGCGCGCTGCTGATCTTCGCGTGCACCGACGATCAGGAGCTGAACCGGCGGGTGGCTACGGACGCCGAGGCGCTCAACGTGCTGGTGAACGTGGTGGACGACCCGGAGCTGTGCCGGTTCACCGTGCCGGCTGTGCTCAAGCGCGGGCCCATCCAGATCGCGGTGGGGACCGCGGGGGCCTCGCCGTATCTGGCCGGCCGCCTGCGCGACCTGATCGGCGGATGGCTCGACCGGGCGTACGAGCCGTTTGCCCGCAAGCTGGCGGCCCTGAGGCCCCGGATCATCGAGCGGGTGCCACGGCCCGACCGCCGCAAGGCGATCTTCCAGCAACTGGCCGGACGCGACAGCTTCGACCGCTTCAAACGAGAGGGATGGGACTCCTGGTGCGCCTGGATCTCCGAGACCACCAGCGGCAAGCTTTCGCCGGAGGAGGTCGCCGCCTTCACCGCCAAGGCCAGCCGTTTTGGCGATCCGGAGCAGGTCGGCTCGCCGGACCCCACAGCCGCCGAGAGTGCCGTGAACAAGCTGGTCCAGTAGCCGGGACGCCCGCCGCCCAGACAGGGATTCTTGCCGCGAGATTGCCTGCGCGCTCGCCGCTGGGTACTATTGATCGGTATGAGAGCCTCACGGAAAGTCTTGCCAGCCATCGTCCTTTGCGGATGCGCGGTGTTTGCGTTAGTGCTGGCCGGGTGCACAGCCGCCCGAGGCCCCGGCGCGGTACCCGACGTGAGCGTCGTCGATCCTCTGGAGATCGTCGGCCCCTCCGTCGCCATGCCCACCGCGAGCACGACCGTTTTTGACCTCGCCGACGGCCGGATTCGCCTGGCCGGGACCGGAGGGCAGACGGTTGCGTTCCAGATCGTCCTGGCTCCGGCGCCGCAGGCCGCTTCGGTCGCGTGCGAGTTTCAGCCGCTGCGGATGGTGCAGTCGGCTCAGGCCGCGCCCGCCACGACTCAGCCGTACCAGCAGATCACCCTCGAAACGCTTCGGATCTACCGCGTTCTGAACGCGACGGTCGAGATGCCCGATCCGGTCTGCGCCCGCTACAGCGTCGGCCCCGCGCCGCCGCGGGAGTATCCGGACGCCCTGGTTGAGGTGCCGGCCGCCTCGCCCGGCGCCGCTGAGCTCGAGCTGTCGGGCGATCGGACCAGCGTCTACCGCCTGGAACTGACGCTGCCCAGCGGCCTGCCCGCCGGCAGCTACGTCTCGCAATTGCTTCTGGGCAGCGGGTCCGATCGGACGGCACTGGCGGTCAGCCTCGAATCGTGGGGCTTCGATCCGCCGCCTTCGCCCGTGCGTATCTTCGCTGTGCTCGACCTGCCGGATTTGCTCGCCGTTTGCGAGGGCGGACGGGTCGAGCCGGCCTTGGCCCTCTCGCGGCGAAGCCCGGAGCTCGATACGCTCCTGCCGCTGGCGGCCGATTGGGTCGATCTGCTCTCGAGCCACGGCTTGGAGGTCTGGCCCCAGGGCGCATTTCCCAAGATCTCGGGCGAGAAGGACAACGAGCGGATCGACTGGTCCGGTTACGCGGCTGTGGTCGAAAGCGTTCTGGGCGCCTCGCGCGAGAGGCCGACGCACTGGCCTTTGCCCGTCAGTCTCGACTTTCCGCCGCCGGCCCGCTTCGGCAGCTACGATTCGCCGAGCTATCGGGCGTTTCTGAAACGCTACCTCGACGAGTTCTACGAGCAGTTCGTCATTCCCGGCATCCTGCCGCCGCCGGTCGCCGTCTTTGAGTGGCCCGATCCGCGCATCGTCCGCGGCGGTCAGACCGATGACTATCTGGCCCTGGCCCGAACGCTGGCCGAACTGCGGCCCGACGTGACCCTGGTCAATCCGTACGTTTCGAGTAATCTGCGGCCCTATGGGTTTGCCGAGTTTGAACCCGTGAGGCTCGACGCGGCATCCGCCCGCATCGAGTGCCCCTTTGCCGCCTGGTGGGATCCGCTGGCCATGAGCGCCCTGATCGCCGAAGGCAGGCAGGTCTGGTGGCGGCCGGGACCGTCGCCCGCCGTGCCGGAACTGACCGTCACCGCCCCGAGCTACTTCGTTCAGGCCCTGCCGTGGATCGCCGACCGCTACGGGGCCGGCGGCATCGTCCTGACTGACATTGTTCGCCAGCCGGACCAGACCAATCGCGATATTGTCTATACCAATGCCCGGGATTCTCTGAACGTTCTGGCGTATCCCGGCGGGTGGTTCGGCAGCCCCCGTCCCGTGCCCACCATGCGTCTCAAGATGCTTCGCCGGGGACTCCAGGACCTCGGCTGCCTCCAGGCCCTCCGCCAGGCCGGGCACGATGATCAGGCCCGCCTGCTTTCCCGCAATCTCGTGCGTTTCGCCCACACCGACGCCCTGGACGGTTCGCTCTGGAGCGCCCGCACCGACGGCCTCTGCGAAGACCTTCGCGCCTGGTCGCTTGCCCGGACGATCGCCGGCCTTGGCCTCGCCGACCGTTCCCGCGACTCGCGGCCGGAGATCGACGTCGCCCGGCCCGATCTCCAGACCCTCATCGGGCAGTTCCGTCAGCTTTGCGAAGCCGTCGTCCTCGAGTGCGAAGGCGTCACCGCGGCCTCCGTCCTGGACCCGGAGACCGGCCACGAGAGCATCCGATGGACCTACAACATGGTCCTGCGCAACTACACCGCTGGGACGGTTGACGGCACGCTCTCGTTTCGCGATCTGCCTCCGGGCCTGACCGCGGTCAGGGACCAGGTCAAGGTGGCCGATCTGGATTGGGGCTATCCGCTTCGCGTCCAGCTCCAAGCCGCGGGCGACGTTTCGTCGGTCGGACTGTCGGGTTGCCACGTCCAGGACGTCGTATTCAAGCCCGCGTTCGGCTCCGAAATCACCTGCCTGTGTCGCAACTGCGCCATGGTCGCCCGGACGTTGAGTTCTCCGGTCCGGATCGACGGCCGATTCGACGAGTGGCCCGACCTTGCCGGCGCCTCCGCCGCCGATTTCTGGCGGGCCGTTCCCGACGGTCCCGCCGCCCGGCAATGGTCGGGAGCGGACCGGCGGCGGGTCTTGTGGCCCACGTCGGCGCAGGTGGCCCGCGACGGGCGGAACCTCTATCTGGCGATCCGCTGCGATCAACCCGGCGTCGCGCTTCGCCGCGAGCTTTCGAACCGTCTCGATCTGGCCGCCGGGACGCCGTGGGGCGAGGATCTCGTATCGGTTCTGCTGGACCCTCAGAACCGCCGATCGTTCCACCCTGAAGACCTCCGCCATGTCGCGATCAAAGCCAACGGGGCGGTGATGACCACCCGCGGACTGCCTGCCGGTCCGGTAGGGGGGTCCAAGCCGTGGCCGGCCGACGTCCGCGCCGCCGTCCAGATATTCGATGACCGCTGGCAGATCGAACTGGCCGTTCCGCTGGACGATCTGGATGCGGAAGGCTATCTGGACCGCTGGTGGGGTTTTGACCTGGTCCGGGTCTCCGCCGGCATCTCCGAACTCTCCTCCTGGTCCGGTGCGGGGGTTCAGCTCTACAAGCCCGTCTCGCTCGGCAACCTCTTTATGCCCCGCTGAGCCGCTGTTTTATCGGACCTTCATGCCTGCCGTTTTTTGATCCATGCCCTGGCATTTATATTCCATACCTATCAGGTGTACCCCGACCGGATGAACGGGGGAGACGGCGTGGCAGTGGGAGGAGAGGAATGACGCTGCAAAGAGCATCGCTGATTGCGTTGGTTGTCTTGCTCTGTCTGACCGCCAACGCCGGTGCGTCGCTGACCAAGTCCATCATGGCCGCCGAGCCCGTCGCCTACTGGCAACTCGGCCAGCCGGCGGAGTGCCGCGTGTTCGATCTCGCCTCTTACGACTACGCTACGGGTGCTCCGGTCAAGACCACCGGCAACGGCACGAAGCAGGTGGGCGGCATGTCTGCCGCCGATGCCCTGTACGCATCGATCTCCGGTAACGCGGGCGATCTGGCCATTACGGGCGATCTGACCATCGCGTTATGGGCCAAACCCGCTTCGTTGGCCTCCGAACAGGTGCTCCTGACGTATGCCGGGGCCGGGAACAAGCCGCAAGATAATATCCTCTACGAACTGGCTCTGGCACCCGGCGGCGAGGTCGCCTACCGCCACCACGACAAGGGCCACTCGGTCTACAGCCACACGTTCAAGGGGGCCGCCCTGGCCGCCAACGAGTGGCAGTTCCTCGTCCTGGTCCGCGACACCGGTCTCCAGCAGGTCAAGCTCTACGTCAACGACGGCTGGGCCGACGCCGGCGCGTTCAAGCACAATCCCTTCAACGGCAAGAAGTCCAGCCTCCACATCGGCGCCGATCCGTGGGGCAAGCGGACCTTTAACGGTTCCCTCGATCAGATCGCGATCTTCAATTACGCCTTCAGCAACGATCAGGTCGCCAGCCTGGCCCTGGCCGCCGTTGGCGGCGAGGTGCCGGAGCCCTGCACGCTGATCCTACTGGCCCTCGGCGCGATCATCCACCTGCGAATCCGATGAAACAGCCCGTCGCCCGCGAGTGGAAGGGTTGAATGCGGAAAAAAAGCCGCCTTGGCGGGCGGCTTTGTGATTCAAAGACAAACCCCTTGGCCCGGAACTACTTCGGCCCGCTGTCTTCCTGCTGGTTCTCCTCGTTGTGCTTCATCCGCTCCAGACGATCGCGCAGCCGGGCCGCCTCCTCGAACTGCTCGAGGCTGACCGCCTTCCGCAGCTTCCGCTCCAACACCGTCTCCTCGTCCACCGGCAGCTTTCGGCGGATCCGCCGGCCCAACTGCCGCAGGGTCGTGGCCTCCATGCTCAGCTTAAAATCCTCCGTCTGGTCGATGTCCACGTAGATCTTCTTGATCGCCTTAAGGCCCGCTTTGATGATCGTCAACGCCCGCGCGTACTCGTCGTTGTCCATCGCCCGGTGGGCCTTGGCCCGCGTGTTCATCATGATCACGTACGGACGGTACTGCTCCAGCATCATCCGGTCGGCCTTCTTCGCAGCGTAACGGTTGCACAGGTCGAACAGCTCGACGTTCCGCTGGGTGTCCCGGATCACCTGGTCGTAGTCTTCCAGGATGAAGCACGAGAGGTACCGGTGATAGTACATCAGCGACTCTTCGCGCAGCTTCCGGCACTCCTCCGGCGAGAGCTCGAATCCCAGTTCGGTCCGATGCTTCCGGCGGAACTTCTCGAGCCGGTCCTGGTGGTAGCTCAGCAGCGATTCGAAACCCTCTGGACGCTTGCCGTCCGGCCGTCCGGTCGGCTCCATTTGGATCAGGCCCAGGTCCAGGCGCATCTGGATCTTCGGCCGGCCGGCCTCTCCGACGACCTTGCGCACTGAAATCTTGCCCGGCCGGTACGGCCAATCGTCGACGATCGGTCGAATATCTTCATTCATGTCGGCATAGTCCCTTTTCCTGATGGCATTTATATATTCTACCTCTCCATCGGCTTAAGGACAAGCCAAACCCGCCGCCGTTGCCCTTGAAGCCGGTCCTGCCTGCCGGTACGATGGCCTGTCCGGCTGCGTCGTCTCTGATCGAGGCTTTGGAATCACAAGGACGAATCCAGATGAGAACCAAGACGCCACCTCCCTCGCACCTGCCCGCGAAGCTCTCCATCTGCTACTGGGGCTGGGATTGGCTGACCGCGGTTGGGGCGGGCGAGGCGTATGAAGACCTCGACCGGGCGATGCGGGAGACGAAGGAGCGGGGATTCAACTGCATTCGGCCGGACATGGGGCTGGGGCTGGTCCACGATGCGCAAGGCCGGCCGAGAGGCAAGGTCCGCTTTCGGGCCCATTTTCCCGGGGCCAATTCCAATTTGCAGTGCATCAACACCCGCGGCGGAGCGGAATACGACGTTCGGCGGCGGGTCCTGCACATGATGGAACTGGCCGAGAAGTACGACCTGTACGTGATTGGCACGACCTGGCTGTATCAGGACATGGTCAGCGATATCGACCACGAAGGCATTCGCCGGGAAGTCACAGCCGTTCCGTATAATGACCGGATTGCGACGCTGGGCACATGGTGGGATTGGCTTCTGCGGGAGATCAGGGAGCATGGGTTGCTGCACCGGTTTGCCTTTGTGGAACTGGTCAATGAGATGGACTGTACGTCGTGCATCTGGCCGCGGGAGGGCCAGGAAAAACCGACGTACGAGGACTGGTTCGAGGACAAGACGGTCCCGCTTCAGGCCGAGTGGCTCAGGCGGATGGCGGATCGTGGCGTGGCTGATCTT
Proteins encoded:
- a CDS encoding bifunctional precorrin-2 dehydrogenase/sirohydrochlorin ferrochelatase, translating into MNEGYYILTNLRGKRCVVIGGGSIATRKVEALCRCGAEVHIIAPKFCDILAQRQDVTLHEKEYDGSDLEGALLIFACTDDQELNRRVATDAEALNVLVNVVDDPELCRFTVPAVLKRGPIQIAVGTAGASPYLAGRLRDLIGGWLDRAYEPFARKLAALRPRIIERVPRPDRRKAIFQQLAGRDSFDRFKREGWDSWCAWISETTSGKLSPEEVAAFTAKASRFGDPEQVGSPDPTAAESAVNKLVQ
- a CDS encoding LamG domain-containing protein; translation: MTLQRASLIALVVLLCLTANAGASLTKSIMAAEPVAYWQLGQPAECRVFDLASYDYATGAPVKTTGNGTKQVGGMSAADALYASISGNAGDLAITGDLTIALWAKPASLASEQVLLTYAGAGNKPQDNILYELALAPGGEVAYRHHDKGHSVYSHTFKGAALAANEWQFLVLVRDTGLQQVKLYVNDGWADAGAFKHNPFNGKKSSLHIGADPWGKRTFNGSLDQIAIFNYAFSNDQVASLALAAVGGEVPEPCTLILLALGAIIHLRIR